In Lycium ferocissimum isolate CSIRO_LF1 unplaced genomic scaffold, AGI_CSIRO_Lferr_CH_V1 ctg8528, whole genome shotgun sequence, one DNA window encodes the following:
- the LOC132045902 gene encoding putative UPF0481 protein At3g02645 yields the protein MAPFKSPPDNQIPLLLQTKKDEIDERRKVDHLIEIKETIGQDPSGSQTNKSVNQILDKRFENFDNSSIESTTIFKVTVGLSESNSNAYKQKLISIGPYHKYNLELGSMEKYKLRYLRRFLKRKRGGGRLDVQSCMSEMVKLKDDALKCYDDIGHLDNILVNFLEMLLLDGCFVVEYNREHCGMKLIGENKIIKRSCTTNQVWRDLLLVKNQLPFFVLTKFHDMTKEVEISITKLVMLYLVRKLNMTHASFLETEGNEKNIKHLLRGVHVMSVIIQLSWIILSTQTKM from the exons ATGGCACCCTTTAAGAGTCCCCCAGATAACCAAATTCCACTGCTGCTTCAAACTAAAAAAGATGAG ATAGATGAAAGGAGGAAAGTGGATCATTTAATCGAGATAAAGGAAACAATTGGTCAAGATCCATCAGGATCGCAAACAAATAAATCTGTAAATCAAATCTTAGATAAAAGATTTGAGAATTTTGACAACTCGTCTATCGAATCCACTACCATATTCAAAGTGACTGTGGGGCTGAGTGAATCAAATTCGAACGCTTATAAGCAAAAATTGATCTCCATTGGTCCTTACCATAAATACAATCTTGAACTTGGCTCGATGGAAAAGTACAAGTTGCGGTACCTACGACGGTTTCTCAAGcggaaaagggggggggggcggtTGGATGTGCAAAGTTGCATGAGTGAAATGGTTAAACTAAAAGATGATGCACTTAAGTGTTATGATGATATAGGGCACCTTGACAATATTCTTGTAAATTTTTTAGAAATGTTGTTGCTCGATGGTTGTTTTGTCGTTGAATATAATCGAGAGCATTGTGGAATGAAGCTAAtaggagaaaacaagattatCAAGAGAAGTTGCACAACTAATCAAGTATGGCGAGACTTGTTGTTAGTAAAAAACCAACTTCCTTTCTTTGTCCTCACCAAGTTTCATGACATGACTAAGGAAGTTGAAATATCAATCACAAAGTTAGTGATGCTCTATCTTGTTCGAAAACTGAATATGACCCATGCATCCTTTCTAGAGACTGAAGGtaatgaaaaaaatatcaaacattTACTTCGTGGAGTACACGTCATGTCAGTGATTATACAACTTTCATGGATTATCTTATCAACTCAAACAAAGATGTGA